The Bacillus sp. B-jedd sequence TCTTTTTCGAAAAACTGCTTTTTCGTTTCATTTCCAATAACCCGCTGGAAGTCCCGTACAACCATTGGAAAAGGATGCGGACCCATTACTGAACCTAATAAATAATGCGTATCATCCACATTGGCAACCCAGTAGCGGAGAGCCTCATTCACTGCATCCTTCAGGGTTGAGCTTCCGGAATTGACACTAACCACCTTAGCTCCGAGCAGTTCCATCCTAAAAACATTTAAAGCCTGCCTTTTAACATCTTCAGCTCCCATAAATACAGTGCAATCAAGATTTAGCAACGCGCAGACGGTCGCTGTTGCGACACCATGCTGCCCCGCTCCTGTTTCGGCGACAATCCTTTTTTTCCCCATCCGCTTGGCAAGAAGCGCCTGCCCAATCGTATTATTAATTTTGTGAGCCCCTGTGTGATTCAAGTCTTCCCGTTTTAAATAGATTTTTGCCCCACCCGCGTCATGAGTCAGATTTCCCGCAAAATATAAGGGGGTCTCCCTTCCTACATACTCTTTTAGATATTGGCGGAATTCATTTTGGAATGAAGGATCATCTTTTATTTGATAATAGGCTGCCTCCATCTGTTTCACAGCTTCCATTAGCGTTTCCGGGACGAACCTTCCACCGAACCTGCCGAAGTGCCCTTTCTCATCTGGTAATTTATATGTTTGCATATTTACTCCCTCCCGATTGTTTCGCTATTTGAATGAATTTTCTTATTTTGTCATGATCTTTGATTCCGTCGGTTTCAACCCCGCTGCTCACATCGACCATATATGGATTTACAAGATTAATCGCCATGCCGACATTTTCACTGTCTAAACCGCCCGCCAGGATGATTTTGCCGGATTCGATTTTCCCGGATGACAGTATAGTCCAATCAAAAGTCATGCCCGTTCCGCCTCTGGATTTTGTTCTCGGGCTATCGAGCAAATAACTTTCACACTCATAATCTTTTATTTTCAATAAATCTTCATCACTGCCGATATTAAACGCCTTTATTACTGGATAGGAAAAACTCCTGCAAAAAACGGGGGTCTCATCACCATGGAGCTGCAAATGGGTCAGACCGCTATAATGAGCAATTTTCTCAATATTTTTCTTTGGCTCGTTGACAAATACCCCTACTTTTTGAATATGTTTTGGAAGTAATTCGATGATGTTCTTGGCCGTATCGGGGCATATCCTCCTTTTGCTTTGCGCAAAAACAAACCCTAGCGCATCCGCTCCTTGTTCAATTGCATAAAGTGCTGTTTCCGCATCCAAAATCCCGCAAATTTTCACTTTCATTTCGTAAGGACCTCTGGCTTTGAAACAATGAATTCAGCTGTTTTTTTCTTAAGGGAATCCGTTGTCATCAGTGTTTCACCTATGAGCAAAGCATCGGCTCCCGCCTGGGCAGCAAGCAGGGCATCCTCACGCCCCTTAAAACCGCTTTCGCTAATGAACATAGCCCCCGCTTCCCGGACTTTTGGGCCAAGATTGGCCGTATTTTCCATAGATACTTTAAAGGTACGTAAATTCCTGTTATTAACGCCTATCAATTGTGCTCCTGTCATCAGTGCATCGTTAAGTTCTTTTTCCTGATGAACTTCAACAAGCACTTCAAGGCCGAGGGAACGGGCATAAAGATAAAGCTCCCTTAATCGCTCCGCTTCCAGCGCTGCCGCAATCAATAAAATTAAGTCAGCGCCAGCTCGATACGCCAAATCAATCTGGATTTCATCGATAATAAAATCCTTGCATAATACTGGCAAGCCAACAGAGCTTTTTACCTCTTCCAAGTCACGGAAGGAACCCTTGAAAAACGTTGAATCGGTTAGAACCGATATGGCAGTGGCTCCAGCCTGCTCGTAAAGTTTTGCTTGTTCGCCAGGGTGTGGTATGCCGTTTATTAAACCTTTTGATGGAGAAGCCCTTTTAAATTCTGCTATGACTGCTATTTCCTTCGAGTTATTCAATACTTTAATCAAACTTTTCGGCTGCCGAAAAACTTCTAGAGCAGGAATTCCTTTATTTCGATAATTTTCAACTTCCTCCTCTTTTTTCTCTAAAATCCTTTTCAAAATAGAATCCATCATATTGCCTCCTTTTTTAGCCGCGCGGAAATTCTCTTTAGACTTTCCAGTTTTGCATAAGCCGCACCGGAATCGATACTCCTTGCGGCCATTTGAATTGCTTCTTGGATTGTATTAGCGTGCATTGCCGAATAAATTCCCAGCCCGGCATTCAGGAGTACAGTCTCCCTGTAAGGTCCTGGATTGCCAGCCAATACGCCCTCGAGAATCCTGGCATTTTCCATGGCTGAACCGCCTTTAATTTCTTTATTCTCTCTGCGTTTAAGGCCAACCTCTTCAGGAGTAATTGAGAAATAGCTAATATCACTCCCTTCAATGATTGCCAATTGATTTTCGCCTTCCAATGACGCTTCATCAAGTGATCCTTTTCCATTAATGACAATGGCTCTCTTTCTACCAAGAACAGCGAGTGTTTTCGCAAATAAGGGGAGGAATTCCGCTTTGTAAACACCTACCAGCTGGAAATCCAGGTTAACCGGATTCGCGAGTGGCCCAATCAAATTAAAGGCAGTTGGTATTCTCATTTTTTTTCTAACGGCCATGATTTCCCTTAGCTTTGGATGCACATGAGGAGCGAATAGAAAAGAAATGCCCAGTTCCCGAAGTATCACTTCTGATTCAGCAGGCGGGATGCCAAGGTGTATGCCGAGACTTTCCAGCACATCCGCACTGCCAGCCCTGCTTGAAATGCTTCTGTTCCCATGTTTCGCAACCTTAACGCCCGCTCCCGCGATAACAAATGCAGACGTAGTGCTCACATTGAAGGTGGAAGCACCATCACCTCCCGTTCCACAATTATCCAGTATGCCGGTCGCATTAAATACAAAGCCTGACGTATTTTCCCTTAAAGCCGTCGCCATGCTCGCAAGCTCTTCAGGTGTTTCCCCTTTCATTTTCAAGCCCATTAAAAATGCAGCAATTTCGCTTTCTTCCGTCTCTCCGTTCAGCATTCTATTTATCGCTTCCTTCATCTCAACGGTTGTCAATGAACATCTGTCAGCCAGTTTAAGCAAGTATTCCCTCATGCCGATTCCCCCTTTTGGCTTCTTTTAAAAAGTTAGCCAGAATTTGCATTCCGAATTCTGTGCCAATGGATTCTGGGTGAAACTGTATCCCATACACCGGAAAATCATGATGGTGAATAGCCATTACTTCCCCATCGTCTTCTGATTCAGCATCAATCATCAACTCATTTGGGAATTCCGATTTTCCAACAGATAATGAATGATAACGCATGACATTTATTTTTTCGGGCAGGCCTTCAAATAAGTGGCTTTTGTTGTGAGAAATTGTTGAGATTTTACCGTGCCTGATTGACCGTGCTTTCCTAACCATCCCTCCAAAGCTCTTTGCAATAATCTGATGCCCCAGGCAAATCCCCAGGATGGGATAGATGCCGTGTAACTCCCTAACGAGACTCAAGCATATCCCTGCCTGCCCAGGGCCGCCCGGACCTGGAGAAAGGACAATGGCTGTTGGATCCAGCTTTTGAATTTCCTTTATACTAATTTTGTCGTTCCTGAAAATAACTACCTTTTGCCCGAGTATGCCAAGATATTGATACAAATTAAATGTAAAGGAATCATAATTATCGATTAATAAAATCAAGCAAGCCCCTCCCTGAAAGCCTTCATTTTATTCATTGTCTCTTCGTATTCATTTTCCGGCTTGGAATCATGAACGATACCAGCTCCAGCCTGAATGTATGCGATCCCTCCCTTTATAATTAAAGTCCGTATCGCAAGTGCGAAGTCTATGTCTCCGCTAGCGGAAATGTAGCCTATTGCGCCTGAATATAACCCGCGATTTTGCTTTTCCTGATCATTAATGATTTGCATGGCTTTGATTTTTGGAGCGCCTGTTACCGTCCCTGCTGGAAGACAGGCAGCCAGGGCATCAAGTGAGAATTTCTCTTCACCGAGAGTCCCTTTTAGTTCTGAAACAAGATGCATTACATAGCGGTATTTTTCAATTTCTAGATATTTGCTGATCTGTATGGAATTATATTCGCAAATGCGGCCAAGATCGTTTCTGCCCAAATCGACAAGCATTCGATGTTCCGCAAGTTCTTTTTCATCTTGTTTCAACTCTATTTCAAGTGCGTTATCCGTTAAGACAGTCTCTCCTCTTGGCCTTGTCCCGGCAATTGGATTGGCAAAAACTGTCCTCCCGCTAGTTCTGACGAGACTCTCTGGGGACACGCCCATTACCGTATACTCACCAAATTCAAAATAAAACATATATGGCGATGGATTTAAGGTCCTAAGCTTTCGGTAACATGAAAAACAATCTCCATCAAATATTGCTGAGAGCCTTTGGGAAAGGACCGCCTGGAAAATATCCCCCTCTTCGATATGTTTTTTAATTTCATCTACCTTCTCCATGTAATCATTTTTCGTAATAGATTCCTTAAACGTGCCAATCTCAAAAGGTGCCGGACTTACTGCCTGGGTTGGCTCAAGCAATTCTTTCTTTCTTTTCTCATGCCTCTGTGCAAGACCTTCCACCATTTCTGCTCCATCTAAAGGAATCCCAGTGACATAAACCTTTTGCTCATGATGATCGTAAACAATCACTTCCTCAAAAAACATGAAATGGCTATCCGGCATATCAAGTTCATCGCCATATTCTGGACCGATTTCCTCATAAAACCTTATTAAATCATAGCCAGCATATCCTGCCGCGCCTCCAAAAAAAGGCGGAATTACTGTATTAGTTTCTATCTGTGGCAATAAATCACCGAGAATCTTTAAGGGTTCCCCCTCAATAAGACTTTCTTTCCCATCTGCTTTTACTAGCCTGTTTTTTGTTCCTTTCGATATTAATTCAAATGAAGGTTCGGCACCGATATAGGAATATCGCCCTGCATCTGTTTGCCATAGCGAACTCTCAAGCAAGAACTTTCTTTCTCCGCTAATCTTTTGGAAAATAGAAACGGGAGTTAGTGTATCTCCGGGCAATTCCATGAAACTGATGTGCACTTTTTCTCTCGCTTTCTGTGCCATCTCAATCACTCCTTTTTTTATGAAACAAAATATAGTTCACCCTATCCAGCTCTCCCTTGGAGGAAAATGTAAATAGATGAATAAGGAATAAAAAAAGTCCCCTATACACATTGAAAAAATGTGTATAGAGGACGATATTATGACCGCGGTGCCACCTCAAATTGGAATCTCCAAATGCAGATTCCCTCCTTCAGGTACAGGAAATTTCCGATACCCTATCCTTTTAACGGCGGAAACCCGTGTTTCCCTACTCTAATTCAGGAAACCTCTCGCAAGCCCATTCAACTTTTCACCCTTTACCGGTTCCCACCATCCCCGGCTCTCTATAAAAGGATATAAAAGCCTACTCCCCTTGCTCAGCGATTTAATTCATTCTGTTAAATAAATACTTAGGCCATATCCACTTTTGGAGCTCTGCTTCGAGGGCGCTTAGCCAATTAAAGGTTCGACCAACACTTTTTCCAACATGCCGAGAAAAACAAAAAGGGCCCCTGTCCAAAAAAGGACGGGAGACCCGTGGTGCCACCTTCGTTGACTGTAATACAGCCCGCTTATCCGTATCTGCCATTGTTGGTTAATACGTGCCTGATATAACGATCTGGCAGATCGCCTGAGCCTACGCCCATACGGGTTCGGTCAGGAAGCTCGGAAGTCCATTCACATATACTTTAACACTGATTCGCACCTGCCATCAGCTCTCTTAAGTTTCCGTATATGCTACTACTCTTCGTCAATGCTTTTTTATTGTTATGAAGTATTGTTAATTATAATAATGCTGAATTTTCTGATTGTCAATCAATTAAATAGATTCTTTCATAATATTTTTAGCCATGATACTTTCAAGCTTCTGGCGCCATTCATCCGACAGCTCTTTCACTTCAAGTATTTTACGGACTGTATTTTCATCTGCATTTTGATGGAGAACAGCTGATGCTGCAGTAAAAACAGTGATGGATGAAGCATGGCTCTGCAAAAGAATGATTTCCGAATTACGGTTTATGTACCCTTCTTCTAGTACGCGGAAGAAAACTCCTGTCAGACATGTTTCATAAACCTTTCCTAAAAGCGATTCAATGGAATTAAATTTTGAAATAGTTGAGCAAGGCACTCTTCCCTGCGCGACCTGGACGGTCGCTTCACCTATTTTAAAAATGTCCCCAATGCAAACTTCACTTTCAAGTAATCCTGATGAAGTAATATTCTCTCCAAACGCGGGAAGGATTAATTTATTCCCAAATTCACTTTCCCACTTTGCGTAATGCTCGAATGGATAAAGGCAAAGCGCCCTGTCAGGGCCACCATGAAAATCATGATTGGCAACATCATCTCCCATGATCCCTTCCTTTGACAGGAATGCCTCATCAACTGGCTGCTTGCCAATGGCTGATTTATATTCCTTGCCTCTCCAGGAATGGCTTTTTGGTATTCCGGCAGATAATTCAATAATTTTACCACGCAGCATCTTATTCCGCCTCCACAGCTTTCAATTAAAAGGATAAATTCTTTTTACTACATTTCTTGTGATTGGTAAATAGTAATGATACAGCAATCCTTTAGCGGAGGCAAAAATTCAGAATTATTCTCCTAGGAAATATTATTGCAAATTTGTCGAAAAGGCGGTTCAGCTTATTATGGATTTCAGCGAAAAGCTTTGCCAGGCGCCAGCAGAAAATGACTCAAAAAAATCCGCTTCGATTGCAAAGCAAAAATGGGCCATTTTATCCATATCTTCCATCCCGCTTGTGATGACTTTGGGAAACTCCATGTTGATTCCCGTTCTTCCGGCGATGGAAAAGGAACTAAATATATCCCCCCTCCAAACGAGCATGATTATTACTGTGTACTCTATAGTCGCCATTTTTCTCATCCCTGTCGCCGGTTATCTTTCGGACCATATTGGCAGAAAAAAAGTCATTATTCCCAGCCTGTTCATTACTGGCATTGGCGGCTTGATCTCCGCCTGGGCATCCTGGAAGGCAGCTGATGCCTATTGGATCATTTTGGCCGGGAGGGCTTTGCAGGGAGTCGGGGCTGCGGGGGCTGCACCAATTGTCCTCCCACTGGTAGGTGACATGTTTAAACGCGAAGATGATGTGAGCAGTACTCTTGGCGTTATCGAAACTTCTAATACTTTCGGAAAAGTGCTCAGCCCTGTCCTTGGCGCTTTTCTCGCGGGAATACTCTGGTTTCTTCCGTTTTTATTAATTCCTGTTTTTTGTGCCATTTCAATCTTGATGATGATTTTTTTAGTTAAATGCCCGAAAGCAGAAGAAAAGCCCATCCCTTTTAAAACATTTTTTAAAAATGTAAAAGATACTTTTACCCAAAAAGGCCGATGGCTTTACGCGATTTTTTTTATTGGCGGTATTTTAATGTTCGTTCTTTTTGGAATCCTCTTTTATTTATCGGAGGTTTTTGAAAAGGAAATGGGATTTAAGGACATCAAAAAAGGGCTATTACTCGCACTTCCTTTAGGGGCCCTCTGTCTCTCTTCCTTCATAACAGGGAAAATCATCAAAAAAAATAAATTGCTTATGAAATGGATGATCTTAGCCGGCATTTTAATGGCTGGGGGAGCGATTGCTGCTCTGTACTTTTCAGAAAGGCTTTGGTTTTTGCTTACGATGTTTACAATTTGCGGCGTTGGAATAGGGGTTTGCCTACCATCGCTTGATGCATTGATCACAGATGGCGTAGAAAAAAAGGAGCGCGGGACCATTACATCAATCTACAGTTCGATGCGCTTTATTGGTGTAGCGGCTGGACCTCCTGTCATTGCCCTATTGATGAAGAAATCGGAAGGATGGATTTTTATACTTCTGAGCGGCGTCTGCCTCATATCTGCTCTTATTACATTATTGAAAATAAGGCCAGGAAATAAAGAACAAAAAAGTAAAGAATAGAGCAGCGTCCGCTGCTCTTTTCCAATTTCACGGTCCATTATAAAAAAATCTATACATTACACAAAATAATATGTTATAGTATAAAAGCAATTGATTTGCGGGTGTGGCGGAATCGGCAGACGCGCTAGATTCAGGTTCTAGTGGGGGCAACCCCGTGGAGGTTCAAGTCCTCTCATCCGCATCAAAAAGTCCCAGGCATATGCCGGGACTTTTTTTATGCTTTTCAGCCATTGAGTTATTAAAGCGCATCTCTATGAGGAGTGATCACCAAATTCGGCTGGGTGATGGCTGAACTGGGCATTCCTTTTACATCACTAACCGTACCGTACTTTTTACGCAATTCCTCAATTGGGCCAAAATCAATGGCTCTCATGATACATGTTGAAACACATACCGGGTCTTCCCCTTTTTCCTGCAGGTCAAGACAAAAATCACATTTATTCGCTTTAAATACTTTTTCATTATATTGTGGGGCGCCGTAAGGGCAAGCGGAAACACAGAATTTCGTTCCCCGGCATTTATCCTGGTCAATGACCGTGATCCCATCTTCTTTCCGCTTTATGATTGCCCCGGTCGGGCAGATGGGGACACATTTAGGTTGGGTACAGTGATTGCATGATATCGAGAAATAAAAAGCTTTGATATTATGGACAATCGCTGTTCCTTTTTGAATATAAGACCCTTCCTCATATGCGTAGACTCTCCGGAAATTTTGGCCGACCT is a genomic window containing:
- a CDS encoding MOSC domain-containing protein: MLRGKIIELSAGIPKSHSWRGKEYKSAIGKQPVDEAFLSKEGIMGDDVANHDFHGGPDRALCLYPFEHYAKWESEFGNKLILPAFGENITSSGLLESEVCIGDIFKIGEATVQVAQGRVPCSTISKFNSIESLLGKVYETCLTGVFFRVLEEGYINRNSEIILLQSHASSITVFTAASAVLHQNADENTVRKILEVKELSDEWRQKLESIMAKNIMKESI
- the trpC gene encoding indole-3-glycerol phosphate synthase TrpC encodes the protein MMDSILKRILEKKEEEVENYRNKGIPALEVFRQPKSLIKVLNNSKEIAVIAEFKRASPSKGLINGIPHPGEQAKLYEQAGATAISVLTDSTFFKGSFRDLEEVKSSVGLPVLCKDFIIDEIQIDLAYRAGADLILLIAAALEAERLRELYLYARSLGLEVLVEVHQEKELNDALMTGAQLIGVNNRNLRTFKVSMENTANLGPKVREAGAMFISESGFKGREDALLAAQAGADALLIGETLMTTDSLKKKTAEFIVSKPEVLTK
- the trpE gene encoding anthranilate synthase component I encodes the protein MAQKAREKVHISFMELPGDTLTPVSIFQKISGERKFLLESSLWQTDAGRYSYIGAEPSFELISKGTKNRLVKADGKESLIEGEPLKILGDLLPQIETNTVIPPFFGGAAGYAGYDLIRFYEEIGPEYGDELDMPDSHFMFFEEVIVYDHHEQKVYVTGIPLDGAEMVEGLAQRHEKRKKELLEPTQAVSPAPFEIGTFKESITKNDYMEKVDEIKKHIEEGDIFQAVLSQRLSAIFDGDCFSCYRKLRTLNPSPYMFYFEFGEYTVMGVSPESLVRTSGRTVFANPIAGTRPRGETVLTDNALEIELKQDEKELAEHRMLVDLGRNDLGRICEYNSIQISKYLEIEKYRYVMHLVSELKGTLGEEKFSLDALAACLPAGTVTGAPKIKAMQIINDQEKQNRGLYSGAIGYISASGDIDFALAIRTLIIKGGIAYIQAGAGIVHDSKPENEYEETMNKMKAFREGLA
- a CDS encoding anthranilate synthase component II, coding for MILLIDNYDSFTFNLYQYLGILGQKVVIFRNDKISIKEIQKLDPTAIVLSPGPGGPGQAGICLSLVRELHGIYPILGICLGHQIIAKSFGGMVRKARSIRHGKISTISHNKSHLFEGLPEKINVMRYHSLSVGKSEFPNELMIDAESEDDGEVMAIHHHDFPVYGIQFHPESIGTEFGMQILANFLKEAKRGNRHEGILA
- a CDS encoding phosphoribosylanthranilate isomerase produces the protein MKVKICGILDAETALYAIEQGADALGFVFAQSKRRICPDTAKNIIELLPKHIQKVGVFVNEPKKNIEKIAHYSGLTHLQLHGDETPVFCRSFSYPVIKAFNIGSDEDLLKIKDYECESYLLDSPRTKSRGGTGMTFDWTILSSGKIESGKIILAGGLDSENVGMAINLVNPYMVDVSSGVETDGIKDHDKIRKFIQIAKQSGGSKYANI
- the trpD gene encoding anthranilate phosphoribosyltransferase, with translation MREYLLKLADRCSLTTVEMKEAINRMLNGETEESEIAAFLMGLKMKGETPEELASMATALRENTSGFVFNATGILDNCGTGGDGASTFNVSTTSAFVIAGAGVKVAKHGNRSISSRAGSADVLESLGIHLGIPPAESEVILRELGISFLFAPHVHPKLREIMAVRKKMRIPTAFNLIGPLANPVNLDFQLVGVYKAEFLPLFAKTLAVLGRKRAIVINGKGSLDEASLEGENQLAIIEGSDISYFSITPEEVGLKRRENKEIKGGSAMENARILEGVLAGNPGPYRETVLLNAGLGIYSAMHANTIQEAIQMAARSIDSGAAYAKLESLKRISARLKKEAI
- a CDS encoding MFS transporter, with translation MDFSEKLCQAPAENDSKKSASIAKQKWAILSISSIPLVMTLGNSMLIPVLPAMEKELNISPLQTSMIITVYSIVAIFLIPVAGYLSDHIGRKKVIIPSLFITGIGGLISAWASWKAADAYWIILAGRALQGVGAAGAAPIVLPLVGDMFKREDDVSSTLGVIETSNTFGKVLSPVLGAFLAGILWFLPFLLIPVFCAISILMMIFLVKCPKAEEKPIPFKTFFKNVKDTFTQKGRWLYAIFFIGGILMFVLFGILFYLSEVFEKEMGFKDIKKGLLLALPLGALCLSSFITGKIIKKNKLLMKWMILAGILMAGGAIAALYFSERLWFLLTMFTICGVGIGVCLPSLDALITDGVEKKERGTITSIYSSMRFIGVAAGPPVIALLMKKSEGWIFILLSGVCLISALITLLKIRPGNKEQKSKE
- the trpB gene encoding tryptophan synthase subunit beta, whose product is MQTYKLPDEKGHFGRFGGRFVPETLMEAVKQMEAAYYQIKDDPSFQNEFRQYLKEYVGRETPLYFAGNLTHDAGGAKIYLKREDLNHTGAHKINNTIGQALLAKRMGKKRIVAETGAGQHGVATATVCALLNLDCTVFMGAEDVKRQALNVFRMELLGAKVVSVNSGSSTLKDAVNEALRYWVANVDDTHYLLGSVMGPHPFPMVVRDFQRVIGNETKKQFFEKEGKLPEAVVACIGGGSNAMGMFYDFIENTEVQLYGVEAAGSGIDTQFHAASLTNGKPGVLHGASMYLLQDEHGQIQEAHSISAGLDYPGVGPEHSYLKETRRVVYDSITDGQALEAFKLLAIREGIIPALESAHAVAYAIRLAGKMKPEESIIICLSGRGDKDVEAVMEKLKGGKNNE
- a CDS encoding DMSO/selenate family reductase complex B subunit, which gives rise to MAQMGFYINQSLCSGCKACTVACKDKKELEVGQNFRRVYAYEEGSYIQKGTAIVHNIKAFYFSISCNHCTQPKCVPICPTGAIIKRKEDGITVIDQDKCRGTKFCVSACPYGAPQYNEKVFKANKCDFCLDLQEKGEDPVCVSTCIMRAIDFGPIEELRKKYGTVSDVKGMPSSAITQPNLVITPHRDAL